The Solanum pennellii chromosome 11, SPENNV200 genome contains a region encoding:
- the LOC107004444 gene encoding uncharacterized protein LOC107004444, with translation MADYDAAPTHHHPNNLIQKETALQAINTIIQLHFEKTLEKKRAIDLQKKELWKMFQHFFIFLSLIFLGQALSPKLQCRHCWIPIGLLSLSHLIFYVSVAQTLRCINGFKYQRRCHKLTLGLATERLRQLKMRINNGGVEEIGDEFEIHYQEPPESYFGKFKRNWALHFGFLIFIYGFMVSSSVVILCF, from the coding sequence ATGGCGGATTACGATGCCGCCCCAACCCATCACCACCCAAACAATCTGATCCAAAAAGAAACTGCTCTACAAGCAATCAACACAATAATCCAGCTCCATTTCGAAAAAACTCTCGAGAAAAAACGAGCAATCGATTTACAAAAAAAGGAACTATGGAAAATGTTTCAacatttcttcatctttttatcACTCATCTTCCTGGGTCAAGCTCTTTCTCCGAAGCTTCAATGCCGACATTGTTGGATACCCATTGGTCTTCTCTCGTTATCCCATCTGATTTTCTACGTATCTGTAGCCCAAACATTGAGATGCATCAATGGGTTTAAGTATCAACGGAGATGTCATAAATTAACATTAGGGTTAGCTACAGAAAGGTTAAGGCAACTGAAGATGAGGATTAACAATGGTGGGGTTGAAGAAATTGGGGATGAATTTGAAATACATTATCAAGAACCACCAGAGAGTTATTTTGGTAAGTTTAAGAGGAATTGGGCACTGcattttgggtttttgatttttatttatggaTTTATGGTTTCTTCATCTGTTGTAATACTCTGTTTTTGA